The following coding sequences lie in one Methylosinus sp. PW1 genomic window:
- the bamA gene encoding outer membrane protein assembly factor BamA, giving the protein MRSIEAFRNRSYLLAAVVSAVLGFSLPSFAQDIVVVGNARGDSDVIRSYFSGTSPEEVEKGLEALRNSGRFANVSATREKGNVVIRVSETNLINRVVFEGNSKVKTDTLTSEVRTRAHGSFNQAIVQQDIARLLEIYKRSGRAAAKITYRTVQLPNGRIDVVFTVEEGDKTGVKEIKFVGNTVFSTGRLVDLMETTEMNFLSFIKTSDVYDPDRIASDLELVRRFYLKNGYADFHVVSSDAVFDPAQGGYVITVVVEEGPQYRVSNVDVESHLPDIDPASLQPYLRLSAGDVYNGDAVEKTVESLTREIAKKGYAFSQARPRGERNPAAQTVAIRFVVDEGPRVYIERINIRGNTRTRDYVIRREFEIGEGDAYNRVLIDRAERRLNGLGFFKKVRVTNEPGSAADRVVVNVDVEDQATGNFGVSGGYSTTEGFIGEVSVSESNFLGRGQATRLSVQAGQRARGVSFSFTEPYFLDQRFSAGFDLFAKKSDAYNYSYYSTTSIGGTLRFGIPITEEISLSPRYSIYNTTISIPNDSNRPYNDCQTPLPGYTPGFGYIFAPTPADLSVLYNCQSNGEASLAIKESQGSRLTSLVGYTLSYNSLDNFRNPKNGIHSQLSQDIAGLGGNSRYVRTTGDLRYFHEIPFVDDVVGIARVQGGNMFALGDYQFRVMDNFNLGPTLVRGFAPGGLGPRDISNWTSSRGNSLGGSNYIGGSLEVQFPIWGLPKDIGLRGALFADAGTLWGYKGATNFSNKLYGVTLPCVYPYSAPTFGQGTCIVVSGDAAQIRSSVGASALWQSPLGPIRFDYAVVLSKAYGDITQRFRFSGGTNF; this is encoded by the coding sequence ATGCGGTCCATCGAGGCTTTTCGGAATCGTTCCTATCTCTTGGCAGCCGTGGTATCGGCGGTCCTCGGCTTCTCTCTTCCTTCCTTTGCTCAGGATATCGTCGTCGTCGGCAACGCCCGCGGCGATTCCGACGTGATCCGCTCCTATTTCTCCGGCACCAGCCCGGAGGAGGTCGAAAAGGGACTAGAGGCGCTGCGCAACAGCGGCCGCTTCGCCAATGTGAGCGCCACCCGCGAGAAGGGAAACGTGGTCATCCGTGTGTCGGAGACCAATCTCATCAATCGCGTCGTCTTCGAGGGCAACAGCAAGGTCAAGACCGACACGCTGACCTCGGAAGTGCGCACGCGCGCGCATGGCTCGTTCAATCAGGCCATCGTGCAGCAGGACATCGCGCGCCTGCTCGAGATCTACAAGCGCTCCGGCCGCGCCGCCGCCAAGATCACCTATCGCACCGTGCAACTGCCCAATGGCCGCATCGATGTGGTGTTCACGGTGGAGGAGGGCGACAAGACCGGCGTCAAGGAAATCAAGTTCGTCGGCAACACCGTCTTCTCGACCGGCCGTCTCGTCGATCTGATGGAAACGACGGAGATGAACTTCCTGTCGTTCATCAAGACGAGCGACGTCTATGATCCCGACCGCATCGCCTCCGATCTCGAATTGGTGCGCCGCTTCTATCTGAAGAACGGCTACGCCGATTTCCATGTCGTCAGCTCCGACGCCGTGTTCGATCCCGCCCAGGGCGGCTATGTCATCACGGTCGTCGTGGAGGAGGGGCCGCAGTATCGTGTCTCCAATGTCGACGTCGAATCGCATCTGCCCGATATCGATCCGGCCTCTCTGCAGCCGTATCTGCGTCTTTCCGCCGGCGACGTCTATAATGGCGACGCGGTGGAGAAGACGGTCGAATCGCTGACCCGCGAGATCGCCAAGAAGGGCTACGCCTTCTCGCAGGCGCGCCCACGCGGCGAACGCAATCCCGCCGCTCAGACGGTGGCGATCCGCTTCGTCGTCGACGAGGGTCCGCGCGTCTATATCGAGCGCATCAATATTCGCGGCAACACGCGCACGCGCGATTACGTCATTCGCCGCGAGTTCGAGATCGGCGAGGGCGACGCCTATAATCGCGTGCTGATCGATCGCGCCGAACGTCGTCTCAACGGCCTCGGCTTCTTCAAGAAGGTCCGCGTCACCAACGAGCCGGGCTCGGCTGCCGATCGCGTCGTCGTCAATGTGGACGTCGAGGATCAGGCGACCGGCAATTTCGGCGTGTCGGGCGGCTATTCGACGACGGAAGGCTTCATCGGCGAAGTTTCCGTGTCGGAGAGCAACTTCCTCGGCCGCGGCCAGGCGACGCGCCTCTCGGTGCAGGCCGGCCAGCGCGCCCGCGGCGTGTCCTTCAGCTTCACCGAGCCCTACTTCCTCGACCAGCGCTTCTCGGCGGGCTTCGATCTCTTCGCGAAGAAGTCGGACGCTTATAATTACTCCTATTATTCGACCACCTCGATCGGCGGCACGCTGCGCTTCGGCATTCCGATCACCGAGGAGATCAGCCTCTCGCCGCGCTATTCGATCTACAACACGACGATCTCCATCCCCAACGACAGCAATCGTCCCTACAACGACTGTCAGACGCCGCTGCCGGGATATACGCCGGGCTTCGGCTATATCTTCGCGCCGACGCCGGCCGATCTCAGCGTGCTGTATAATTGTCAGTCCAATGGCGAGGCCTCGCTGGCCATCAAGGAGTCGCAGGGCTCCCGCCTCACCTCGCTCGTCGGCTACACGCTGTCGTACAATTCGCTCGATAATTTCCGCAATCCGAAGAACGGCATCCATTCGCAGCTGTCGCAGGATATCGCCGGCCTCGGCGGAAACAGCCGCTACGTGCGCACGACCGGCGACCTCCGCTACTTCCACGAGATTCCTTTCGTGGACGATGTGGTCGGCATCGCGCGCGTGCAGGGCGGCAATATGTTCGCGCTCGGCGACTATCAGTTCCGGGTGATGGACAATTTCAACCTCGGCCCGACGCTGGTGCGCGGCTTTGCGCCGGGCGGCCTCGGCCCACGCGACATTTCCAACTGGACCAGCTCGCGCGGCAACTCGCTCGGCGGCTCCAATTACATCGGCGGATCGCTCGAGGTGCAGTTCCCGATCTGGGGCCTGCCGAAGGACATCGGTCTGCGCGGCGCGCTCTTCGCCGACGCCGGCACGCTCTGGGGCTATAAGGGCGCCACCAACTTCAGCAACAAGCTCTATGGCGTCACTCTGCCCTGCGTCTATCCCTATTCGGCGCCGACCTTCGGCCAGGGCACCTGTATCGTCGTCTCGGGCGACGCCGCGCAGATTCGCTCCTCGGTCGGCGCTTCGGCGCTGTGGCAATCGCCGCTCGGGCCGATCCGCTTCGACTATGCGGTGGTGCTGTCCAAGGCCTATGGCGACATCACGCAGCGCTTCCGCTTCTCCGGCGGCACCAATTTCTGA
- the rseP gene encoding RIP metalloprotease RseP: protein MTILIYVVPFVFVLTMVVFFHELGHFLVGRWCGVKIDAFSIGFGPELWAFHDRYGTRWRVAAIPLGGYVKFHGDANGASVPDPERIEAMPEEERKVTFFGQPVWKRAAIVVAGPLANFLLAIVIFTLLYASFGRNVLLPKVAAVQAGGAAEQAGFQKGDLVLTIDGEPIDSFGKMQEIVSASTGKPLSIVVRRGGEDVPLQATPQLREIETALGKTKIGMIGLQASSDPADLREERFGVGQSFVLAVNETWTIIGRTASYLGGLVVGREATDQLSGPIGIAQVSGQMAKAIDKVGVGPLFNLIAILSISIGLLNLAPVPLLDGGHLLFYLIEAARGRALAERTQEYAFRVGLAMVCTLMVFSTYNDLARLLRRFTGAGVD, encoded by the coding sequence ATGACGATCCTCATCTATGTCGTCCCCTTCGTCTTTGTGCTGACGATGGTGGTCTTCTTCCACGAGCTCGGCCATTTCCTCGTCGGCCGCTGGTGCGGGGTCAAGATCGACGCTTTCTCGATCGGCTTCGGGCCAGAGCTCTGGGCCTTCCATGATCGCTATGGCACGCGCTGGCGCGTGGCGGCGATTCCGCTCGGCGGCTATGTGAAGTTCCACGGCGACGCCAATGGCGCCAGCGTGCCCGATCCGGAGCGCATCGAAGCCATGCCGGAGGAGGAGCGCAAGGTCACTTTCTTCGGCCAGCCGGTATGGAAGCGCGCCGCGATCGTGGTGGCCGGGCCGCTCGCCAATTTCTTGCTGGCGATCGTCATCTTCACCCTTCTCTACGCCTCCTTCGGCCGCAATGTGCTGCTGCCCAAGGTCGCCGCCGTGCAGGCGGGCGGCGCGGCCGAGCAGGCCGGCTTCCAGAAGGGCGATCTCGTCCTCACCATAGACGGCGAGCCGATCGACAGCTTCGGCAAGATGCAGGAGATCGTCTCCGCCTCCACCGGCAAGCCGCTCAGCATCGTCGTGCGCCGCGGCGGCGAGGATGTGCCGCTGCAGGCGACCCCGCAATTGCGGGAGATCGAGACCGCGCTCGGCAAGACCAAGATCGGCATGATCGGCCTGCAGGCGAGCTCGGACCCCGCCGACCTGCGCGAGGAGCGTTTCGGCGTCGGCCAGTCCTTCGTCCTCGCAGTCAATGAGACCTGGACGATCATCGGGCGCACCGCCTCCTATCTCGGCGGCCTCGTCGTCGGCCGCGAGGCGACCGACCAATTGTCCGGCCCGATCGGGATTGCGCAGGTCTCCGGCCAAATGGCCAAGGCGATCGACAAGGTGGGCGTCGGCCCGCTGTTCAATCTCATCGCGATCCTGTCGATCTCGATCGGCCTGCTCAATCTCGCGCCGGTGCCGCTCCTCGACGGCGGACATCTGCTCTTCTATCTGATCGAGGCGGCGCGCGGCCGCGCGCTGGCGGAACGTACGCAAGAATACGCGTTCCGAGTCGGGCTCGCCATGGTGTGCACCTTGATGGTGTTCTCCACCTATAATGACCTCGCCAGGTTGTTGCGCCGCTTCACCGGCGCAGGGGTCGACTGA
- the lpxD gene encoding UDP-3-O-(3-hydroxymyristoyl)glucosamine N-acyltransferase, with amino-acid sequence MGAAGFFRLDRPLTPAEVAEIAGARLHEAGSGVQEIIVGVAPLDLARPGELAFYDRRRYAQALRLCRATACLLRARDLDSLPSGVIPLVTPEPHKAMARVMARLFPDSLRPQSLFSASGVSPGAIIHPTARLEPGVLVDPGAVVGPRAEIGSGSVIGPQAVIGPDVRIGRDCSIGANVSVICALIGDRVILHSGARLGQDGFGFALSPEGHVKAPQIGRVIVQDDVEIGANTTIDRGATRDTIIGEGTKIDNLVQIGHNVVIGRGCVIVAQSGLAGSCELGDFVALGGQSAVGGHITIGEGAQIAAKSGVTRDVPAGARWSGAPARPVRRHLRGELLLDRQSRREAR; translated from the coding sequence ATGGGCGCCGCTGGTTTTTTCCGCCTCGACCGGCCGCTGACGCCGGCGGAGGTCGCCGAGATCGCGGGCGCGCGCCTTCACGAGGCCGGATCGGGTGTGCAGGAAATCATCGTCGGCGTCGCGCCGCTCGATCTGGCGCGTCCGGGCGAGCTCGCCTTCTATGACCGTCGACGTTATGCGCAGGCTCTTCGCCTCTGCCGCGCCACCGCCTGCCTGCTGCGCGCGCGCGATCTCGATTCGCTGCCGAGCGGCGTCATTCCGCTGGTGACGCCCGAGCCCCACAAGGCCATGGCGAGGGTGATGGCGCGGCTGTTTCCCGATTCGCTGCGGCCGCAGTCGCTATTTTCCGCGAGCGGCGTCTCGCCCGGCGCGATCATCCACCCGACGGCGCGGCTGGAGCCGGGCGTCTTAGTCGATCCCGGCGCCGTCGTCGGGCCGCGCGCGGAGATCGGCTCGGGCAGCGTCATCGGCCCGCAAGCCGTGATCGGCCCGGATGTCCGCATCGGGCGCGACTGCTCCATCGGCGCCAATGTCAGCGTGATTTGCGCGCTCATCGGCGACCGCGTCATCCTTCATTCTGGCGCGCGGCTCGGTCAGGATGGCTTTGGCTTCGCGCTTTCGCCGGAGGGTCATGTGAAGGCGCCGCAGATCGGCCGCGTCATCGTTCAGGACGATGTCGAGATCGGCGCCAATACGACGATCGACCGCGGCGCGACGCGCGACACCATCATCGGGGAAGGGACCAAGATCGACAATCTGGTCCAGATCGGCCACAACGTGGTGATCGGCCGCGGCTGCGTCATCGTCGCGCAATCAGGACTCGCCGGCTCTTGTGAGCTCGGCGACTTCGTCGCTCTGGGCGGCCAATCGGCGGTCGGCGGCCATATCACCATCGGCGAGGGCGCGCAGATCGCCGCCAAATCCGGCGTGACCCGCGATGTGCCGGCCGGCGCGCGCTGGAGCGGCGCGCCGGCGCGCCCGGTGCGGCGCCATTTGCGCGGCGAGCTTCTGCTCGATCGTCAATCCCGCCGTGAGGCGAGGTAA
- the lpxA gene encoding acyl-ACP--UDP-N-acetylglucosamine O-acyltransferase, with translation MTSSARIHPSAVVEVGARLGEGVVIGPFCHIGAEVELGAGARLLSHVVLAGRTRIGPDAEIHPFAALGAAAQDLKSRGLPGALVIGRGCLAREGVTINVGTPAGGGETRIGDDCAFLAYSHVGHDCVIGDGVVLSNNVLLGGHVRIGDHAAIGGATVVHQRVRIGAHSFVAGLSGLEGDLIPFGLAGGNRAHLFGLNLVGLRRRGFSDARLAVLRDAFRCLFPQETGVEVLAERVETVARDFAGAEDVEALIAFLRAERERPLCAPRPARG, from the coding sequence ATGACATCGAGCGCGCGCATCCATCCTTCCGCTGTCGTCGAGGTCGGCGCGCGCCTCGGCGAGGGCGTCGTCATCGGGCCATTCTGCCATATCGGCGCCGAGGTCGAGCTCGGCGCCGGGGCGCGCCTCCTCTCGCATGTGGTTCTGGCGGGGCGCACGCGCATTGGCCCGGATGCGGAAATCCACCCTTTCGCAGCGCTCGGCGCCGCGGCGCAGGATTTGAAATCCCGCGGCCTGCCGGGGGCGCTCGTCATCGGCCGCGGCTGCCTCGCGCGCGAGGGCGTCACCATCAACGTCGGAACGCCGGCGGGCGGCGGCGAGACGCGCATCGGCGACGATTGCGCCTTTCTCGCCTATTCCCATGTCGGCCATGACTGTGTGATCGGCGATGGCGTGGTGCTCTCCAATAATGTGCTGCTCGGCGGCCATGTCCGCATCGGCGATCATGCGGCGATAGGCGGCGCGACGGTCGTGCATCAGCGCGTGCGCATCGGCGCGCATAGCTTCGTCGCCGGCCTCTCGGGCCTCGAGGGCGATCTCATTCCCTTCGGCCTCGCGGGCGGCAATCGCGCGCATTTGTTCGGCCTCAATCTCGTCGGCCTGCGCCGGCGCGGCTTTTCCGACGCGCGCCTCGCTGTTTTGCGCGACGCGTTTCGTTGCTTGTTCCCGCAGGAGACGGGCGTGGAGGTGCTAGCCGAGCGAGTCGAAACCGTCGCTCGGGATTTTGCCGGCGCCGAGGACGTGGAGGCGTTGATCGCCTTTCTGCGCGCCGAGCGGGAGCGGCCGCTCTGCGCGCCGCGCCCGGCGCGGGGCTAG
- the fabZ gene encoding 3-hydroxyacyl-ACP dehydratase FabZ, with product MNEETTADAPETLGVHQILELLPHRYPFLLVDRIIDIRGDESGVGLKNVTFNEPQFQGHFPENPVFPGVLMVEAMAQTAGAIAAHMLPKGSNRKVFFTTIDKAKFRRPVTPGDRLEFHVVKKARRRDIYWYACRALVDGALVCEAELSVMIGA from the coding sequence ATGAACGAAGAAACAACGGCCGATGCGCCGGAAACCCTCGGCGTCCATCAGATTTTGGAGCTGCTGCCGCATCGTTATCCGTTTCTGCTCGTCGATCGCATCATCGATATTCGCGGCGACGAGAGCGGCGTCGGGCTGAAGAACGTCACCTTCAACGAGCCGCAGTTTCAGGGCCATTTCCCCGAAAATCCGGTGTTTCCGGGCGTGCTGATGGTGGAGGCCATGGCGCAGACGGCGGGCGCCATCGCCGCTCACATGCTGCCGAAGGGCTCGAATCGCAAGGTCTTCTTCACGACGATCGACAAGGCGAAATTCCGCCGTCCGGTGACGCCGGGCGATCGTCTCGAGTTTCATGTCGTCAAAAAGGCCCGCAGACGCGATATTTATTGGTACGCTTGCCGGGCGCTGGTCGATGGCGCGCTGGTCTGCGAGGCGGAGCTGAGCGTGATGATCGGCGCCTGA
- a CDS encoding PAN domain-containing protein — protein sequence MGAVNDVARREASAPDARRSWDEVEAQYREECATMLRDARRHYEQRAAREQTTVENVLAAFARDFDAWLDRERRGISTPKPNLSTLFEIWLERGARRLEPPSPPSESSEADTRSQELEQRLDEGARHIQQLEERLAEAQRRAAQRAAETAAAIAAAPPPPRRRGRALIVTALVLFAALLGGGQWARRSEAAPPELRAALAHLDASARELETRARATLGDLAASRAREEALAALLREDKAYVIARAIAADPELARAKISPFTPSSPAPVAGAPSEPPAKEAIAAATQIAPRAETPAPEATTALAPEEEPERLPPAVIGQQKPTAFRGFDNRDLAGPTLATLRKLDQPACVAACRGRDDCRAYAFDRWNRTCRLKSAAVAFALNPRMTSGLREDIRIPRAPSGALAMERYPSKAFPGAGYKTASVEGPEACEAACREEDACVAFTFRLDESACHLFKSTGEYFSNELADSGGKRQE from the coding sequence ATGGGTGCTGTGAACGATGTGGCGCGGCGCGAGGCGAGCGCTCCCGACGCGCGACGTTCATGGGACGAGGTCGAGGCGCAATATCGCGAGGAATGCGCGACGATGCTGCGCGACGCGCGCCGTCATTACGAGCAGCGCGCCGCGCGCGAGCAGACGACGGTCGAGAATGTGCTCGCCGCTTTCGCCCGCGATTTCGACGCCTGGCTCGATCGCGAGCGGCGCGGAATCTCCACGCCCAAGCCGAACCTCTCCACACTGTTCGAGATCTGGCTGGAACGGGGCGCTCGGCGGCTGGAGCCGCCGAGCCCGCCGAGCGAAAGCTCTGAAGCCGATACGCGATCACAGGAGCTGGAGCAGCGTCTCGACGAAGGCGCCCGACATATTCAGCAGTTGGAGGAGCGCCTCGCCGAGGCGCAGAGGCGCGCGGCGCAGCGAGCGGCGGAAACGGCCGCCGCCATCGCAGCCGCGCCGCCGCCGCCGCGCCGCCGCGGACGCGCCCTCATCGTCACAGCGCTCGTCCTTTTCGCCGCCCTCCTCGGCGGCGGGCAATGGGCGCGGCGTTCGGAGGCGGCGCCGCCCGAGCTGCGCGCGGCGCTCGCGCATCTCGACGCTTCCGCGCGCGAGCTGGAGACGCGCGCCCGCGCGACGCTCGGCGATCTCGCGGCGAGCCGAGCGCGCGAGGAGGCGCTCGCGGCGCTGCTTCGTGAAGACAAGGCCTATGTGATCGCGCGCGCGATCGCCGCCGATCCTGAACTCGCGCGCGCCAAGATATCCCCCTTCACGCCGAGCAGCCCGGCGCCTGTCGCCGGAGCGCCGTCCGAGCCGCCGGCGAAAGAGGCAATCGCCGCTGCGACTCAGATCGCGCCGCGAGCCGAGACGCCAGCGCCGGAGGCGACGACAGCGCTCGCGCCGGAGGAGGAGCCGGAGCGGCTTCCGCCCGCCGTCATCGGCCAGCAAAAGCCGACGGCCTTTCGCGGCTTCGACAATCGCGACCTCGCGGGGCCGACGCTCGCCACTCTGCGCAAGCTCGATCAGCCCGCCTGCGTCGCCGCCTGCCGCGGCCGCGACGATTGCCGGGCCTATGCCTTCGATCGCTGGAATCGCACCTGCCGCCTCAAATCCGCGGCCGTCGCTTTCGCGCTCAATCCGCGCATGACCAGCGGCCTGCGCGAGGATATTCGCATTCCGCGCGCGCCCTCCGGCGCGCTCGCCATGGAGCGCTACCCGTCGAAGGCCTTCCCCGGCGCCGGCTATAAGACGGCCTCCGTCGAAGGTCCCGAGGCCTGCGAGGCCGCCTGTCGCGAAGAAGACGCCTGCGTCGCTTTCACCTTCCGTCTCGACGAGAGCGCCTGTCATTTGTTCAAGTCGACCGGAGAATATTTTTCCAATGAGCTGGCCGACAGCGGCGGAAAGCGTCAAGAATAG
- the dxr gene encoding 1-deoxy-D-xylulose-5-phosphate reductoisomerase, with the protein MATGTGSDQLGTGSRGRPPKRIALLGATGSIGRSTVDLLMRDPEGYSVAAIAGGRDHAALARTALALKAEFVAIRDEDAYASLKEALSGTNIQVAAGREAVIEAATREADLVVSAIVGAAGVEPTHAALTLGRVVALANKECLVCAGAPFMRTAHERKARLLPIDSEHNAIFQALGGEDVSRIEKMTITASGGPFRTWSREAIEAATVEQALNHPNWAMGPKNTIDSASLMNKGLELIEAHHIFAVPAEKLDVIVHPQSIVHGLVSFSDGSVTAGLARPDMRVPIAHCLAYPERIETPAPRLDLIALGALTFEKPDLERFPALGLALDALREGGGLPTVLNAANEIAVEAFLSGRIGFSGIAREVEKALEAALKDGTAREPATVEDALDIDHIVRERSRGALAMNQASGMLTLQ; encoded by the coding sequence ATGGCGACAGGGACAGGATCTGATCAGCTCGGGACGGGATCGCGCGGCCGGCCGCCGAAGCGAATCGCGCTGCTCGGCGCGACCGGGTCGATCGGGCGCTCCACCGTCGATCTGCTGATGCGCGACCCGGAAGGCTATTCCGTTGCGGCGATCGCGGGCGGGCGCGACCATGCCGCTTTGGCGCGGACCGCGCTGGCGTTGAAGGCGGAATTCGTCGCCATTCGCGACGAGGACGCCTATGCGTCGCTGAAGGAGGCGCTTTCCGGCACCAATATTCAAGTCGCGGCCGGACGCGAGGCCGTGATCGAGGCCGCGACGCGCGAGGCCGATCTCGTCGTGTCGGCCATCGTCGGCGCCGCCGGAGTCGAGCCGACCCATGCGGCGCTCACGCTCGGCCGCGTCGTCGCCCTCGCCAATAAGGAGTGCCTCGTTTGCGCCGGCGCGCCCTTCATGCGCACGGCGCATGAGCGAAAGGCGCGGCTGCTGCCCATCGACAGCGAGCATAACGCCATTTTCCAGGCGCTCGGCGGCGAGGACGTCTCGCGAATCGAGAAAATGACCATAACCGCCTCGGGCGGCCCGTTCCGCACCTGGAGCCGGGAGGCGATCGAGGCCGCGACGGTGGAGCAGGCGCTCAACCATCCCAATTGGGCGATGGGGCCGAAGAACACGATCGATTCGGCCAGCCTGATGAACAAGGGCCTCGAGCTGATCGAGGCGCATCATATTTTCGCCGTGCCGGCGGAAAAGCTCGACGTCATCGTGCATCCGCAATCCATCGTGCATGGGCTCGTCAGCTTTTCCGACGGCTCGGTCACGGCCGGGCTCGCCCGCCCGGACATGCGCGTGCCGATCGCCCATTGCCTCGCCTATCCCGAGCGAATCGAGACGCCGGCGCCGCGGCTCGATCTCATCGCGCTCGGCGCGCTCACTTTCGAGAAGCCGGATCTAGAGCGTTTTCCAGCGCTCGGCCTCGCGCTCGACGCACTGCGCGAGGGCGGGGGCCTGCCCACAGTGCTCAACGCCGCCAATGAGATCGCTGTCGAGGCGTTCCTCTCCGGCCGCATCGGCTTCTCCGGAATCGCCCGCGAGGTCGAGAAGGCGCTGGAGGCCGCGCTCAAGGACGGCACGGCGCGTGAGCCGGCCACCGTTGAGGACGCCCTCGATATTGACCATATTGTGAGAGAAAGATCGCGCGGCGCCTTGGCGATGAACCAGGCTTCGGGCATGTTAACGCTTCAGTAA
- a CDS encoding CDP-archaeol synthase, which produces MSESSEPPAAKAGAKGGQFSDLGPRIGSAAALIVTAVVALYVGGDAFALFWLLAGFAVSWEWQSIVGGKMALARFALGGASLAGATAFAAHGNGPAALASLVFFSAILSMLAGPGRRLWAPAGLLYAGSLIVSTNVLRHSSDYGALSIAWLFAVVWGTDVMAYFGGRLIGGPKLWPRVSPGKTWSGSLVGVASGALAGVGVVYLSRWSAAATLPLFFVGIVAAALAQAGDLFESWIKRRFGVKDSSRLIPGHGGVMDRVDGFIFASAFVALLGGLRGQESLAAGIFIW; this is translated from the coding sequence ATGAGCGAGTCTTCCGAGCCGCCCGCCGCCAAAGCCGGCGCGAAGGGCGGGCAATTCTCCGATCTCGGCCCCCGCATCGGCTCGGCGGCGGCGCTGATCGTGACCGCGGTGGTCGCGCTCTATGTCGGCGGCGACGCCTTCGCGCTGTTCTGGCTGCTCGCCGGCTTCGCCGTCTCCTGGGAGTGGCAGAGCATCGTCGGCGGCAAGATGGCGCTCGCGCGCTTCGCGCTCGGCGGCGCCTCTCTCGCCGGAGCGACGGCTTTCGCCGCCCATGGCAACGGCCCGGCCGCGCTCGCCTCGCTCGTCTTCTTTTCGGCGATTCTCTCGATGCTGGCGGGGCCGGGGCGCAGGCTGTGGGCTCCGGCCGGGCTGCTCTACGCCGGCTCGCTGATCGTTTCCACCAATGTGCTGCGCCATTCGTCCGATTATGGCGCGCTCTCCATCGCCTGGCTGTTCGCCGTGGTCTGGGGCACGGATGTGATGGCCTATTTCGGCGGCCGCCTGATCGGCGGGCCGAAGCTGTGGCCGCGCGTCTCGCCCGGCAAGACTTGGTCGGGATCGCTGGTCGGCGTCGCCAGCGGCGCGCTGGCGGGCGTCGGCGTCGTCTATCTCAGCCGCTGGAGCGCGGCGGCGACCCTGCCTTTGTTTTTCGTCGGCATTGTCGCGGCGGCGCTGGCGCAGGCGGGAGATCTCTTCGAATCCTGGATCAAGCGCCGTTTCGGCGTGAAGGATTCGAGCCGGCTCATCCCCGGCCATGGCGGCGTGATGGATCGCGTCGACGGCTTCATCTTCGCCAGCGCCTTCGTGGCCTTGCTCGGCGGTTTGCGCGGTCAGGAGTCCCTGGCCGCCGGCATTTTCATCTGGTAG
- the lpxB gene encoding lipid-A-disaccharide synthase: MARPSHVFLIAGEASGDLLGALLMRALRVERPDIRFSGVGGEAMAREGLASLFPLGDIAVMGLVPVLRLLPRLLERIDRTARAIVETQPDCLVLIDAPDFTHRVARRVRRARPELPILDYVSPTVWAWRPGRARAMRAYIDEVLAVLPFEPAAHLRLGGPACVHVGHPLLDCLDALTPSAAELAAREEGTPLLLVLPGSRRAEVARLMPAFGETLATLAARCGPLDVALPVVPHVAEDIEARLAGWPLRPRLLSQEEKPAAFRRARAALVASGAATLELALAGVPMVVAYKVAPIEWPLRALISVDSIVLPNLVLGERLIPEFLQQRAEPMALAAALEPLLRGGGERAVQSSGLARVRDRMLADGRSPSARAAERVLAWMDGRAHA, encoded by the coding sequence GTGGCGAGGCCCAGCCATGTGTTTCTCATCGCGGGGGAGGCCTCCGGCGATCTCCTCGGCGCGCTGCTGATGCGCGCGCTGCGCGTCGAGCGGCCGGATATTCGCTTTTCCGGCGTCGGCGGCGAGGCGATGGCGCGCGAAGGGCTCGCGAGCCTGTTTCCCCTTGGCGATATCGCCGTGATGGGCCTCGTTCCCGTGCTGCGCCTCCTGCCGCGGCTGCTGGAGCGCATAGACCGAACGGCGCGGGCGATCGTGGAGACGCAGCCCGATTGCCTCGTGCTCATTGATGCGCCGGACTTCACGCATCGCGTCGCGCGGCGGGTGCGGCGCGCGCGGCCGGAACTGCCGATCCTCGATTATGTGAGCCCGACCGTCTGGGCCTGGCGGCCGGGACGGGCGCGGGCGATGCGCGCCTATATCGACGAGGTGCTGGCCGTGCTGCCCTTCGAGCCCGCGGCGCATCTACGGCTCGGCGGCCCGGCCTGCGTCCATGTCGGCCATCCGCTGCTCGATTGCCTCGACGCGCTGACGCCATCCGCCGCCGAGCTGGCGGCGCGCGAGGAGGGGACGCCGCTGCTGCTCGTCCTCCCGGGCTCGCGCCGCGCCGAGGTGGCGCGGCTCATGCCGGCTTTCGGAGAGACATTGGCGACGCTCGCCGCGCGATGCGGGCCGTTGGATGTGGCCCTCCCTGTCGTGCCCCATGTCGCCGAAGACATTGAAGCGCGCCTCGCCGGCTGGCCGCTGCGGCCGCGGCTTCTCTCGCAAGAGGAGAAGCCGGCGGCTTTCCGCCGGGCGCGTGCGGCGCTGGTCGCCTCGGGCGCGGCGACCTTGGAGCTGGCGCTCGCCGGAGTTCCCATGGTCGTCGCCTATAAGGTCGCGCCGATCGAATGGCCGCTGCGCGCGCTCATCAGCGTCGACAGCATCGTGCTGCCCAATCTGGTGCTCGGCGAGCGGCTCATTCCCGAATTTCTGCAGCAACGCGCGGAGCCCATGGCGCTCGCGGCGGCGCTGGAGCCGCTCCTGCGCGGCGGCGGCGAGCGCGCGGTGCAATCGAGCGGCCTCGCGCGTGTGCGCGATCGCATGCTGGCGGATGGACGCAGCCCGAGCGCGCGCGCCGCCGAGCGCGTGCTGGCATGGATGGATGGACGGGCGCACGCCTGA